In Thermospira aquatica, the following proteins share a genomic window:
- a CDS encoding alpha-amylase family glycosyl hydrolase produces MLLETTSIYQIFLRNLTARGDFLSALPHLEHVKKLGFSWVYLTPIHPIGEISRKGSLGSPYAIRDYREINPELGTLQDFRTFIQTAHDLGLKVMIDVVYNHSSPDAYLAQKHHEWYLRDKKGSFTRKFDDWSDIIDFDFSSSPALWDELIETLIQWRDEGVDGFRCDVASLVPIEFWKEARRRVNQPIDGGRETYPILWLAEQVHPQFLLHVRQKGFLCHGGPELHQAFDLTYDYDGFERLEAYWGGEESLKPFIDYLYTQQTVYPAGTTKTRFLENHDQKRAAWRFGRGNLLKHWTVFYQLLPGTTFVYMGQEYAIPEYPSLFERMPVPWETKDSTFFEFFQACFSLTQKIKEHSLLCSVKLIGDGIVWLERRGTKHYGAFLNLVGKRGDFTLPFPIRGIDCFHGKTLSLEGKIPLPEDPLVVELE; encoded by the coding sequence ATGCTGCTAGAAACAACGAGTATCTATCAGATTTTTCTCAGAAATCTTACAGCTCGAGGGGATTTCCTCTCAGCTCTTCCCCATCTTGAGCATGTGAAAAAACTGGGTTTTTCGTGGGTGTACCTTACGCCGATCCATCCCATCGGTGAAATCTCTCGCAAGGGAAGCCTCGGCAGCCCCTATGCCATTCGTGACTACCGTGAGATTAACCCAGAACTTGGGACCCTTCAGGACTTTCGAACATTCATTCAGACAGCGCACGACTTGGGCCTCAAGGTCATGATCGATGTGGTATACAACCATTCTTCTCCCGATGCCTATCTCGCCCAGAAGCATCACGAATGGTATCTGCGTGACAAAAAGGGCTCCTTTACCCGAAAATTTGACGACTGGAGTGATATTATAGATTTCGACTTCTCTTCTTCTCCAGCCCTGTGGGACGAACTGATTGAGACCCTTATCCAGTGGCGAGATGAGGGCGTAGATGGATTCCGCTGTGATGTTGCTTCTCTTGTCCCCATAGAATTCTGGAAGGAAGCCAGACGACGTGTCAACCAACCCATCGATGGGGGGAGAGAAACCTATCCCATCCTCTGGCTTGCTGAGCAGGTGCACCCACAATTTTTGCTTCACGTACGCCAAAAGGGGTTTCTCTGCCACGGTGGTCCGGAACTTCACCAGGCTTTTGACCTCACCTATGACTATGATGGATTTGAACGACTTGAAGCCTATTGGGGTGGGGAAGAATCCTTAAAACCATTCATCGACTATCTCTATACCCAGCAAACAGTGTATCCAGCCGGCACAACGAAAACAAGATTTCTCGAAAATCACGATCAAAAACGTGCCGCCTGGCGTTTTGGAAGGGGAAACCTTCTTAAGCACTGGACAGTCTTTTACCAACTCCTCCCCGGCACCACCTTTGTCTACATGGGACAGGAATATGCGATACCAGAGTATCCCTCCCTCTTTGAACGTATGCCTGTACCATGGGAAACAAAAGATAGTACGTTTTTTGAGTTTTTTCAAGCGTGTTTTTCCCTTACACAGAAGATCAAAGAGCATAGCTTGCTCTGCTCGGTCAAACTTATCGGGGATGGTATAGTCTGGCTGGAACGTCGTGGGACAAAACACTACGGGGCTTTTCTCAACCTGGTCGGAAAACGAGGGGATTTCACCCTTCCGTTTCCCATTCGAGGGATAGACTGCTTTCACGGAAAGACCCTCTCTCTCGAAGGAAAAATCCCACTTCCCGAAGACCCCCTCGTGGTAGAGCTTGAATAA